One genomic region from Methanobrevibacter oralis encodes:
- the pglZ gene encoding BREX-1 system phosphatase PglZ type A, with amino-acid sequence MNLDEIENRINSIFSEDYNRQIIFWYDENQEFIEDIENIQLNNAKLYVLKENNLIKTKYQIEFEDKESNYLIYAPFTQPNDNDNYLADLVHYAVPFSADKIEMIAQSLSIPSEYNHLLKKYSAFWNAKSRVNAFENLNISYTELNIIQAILAVLSNQKTLNFDYIVREVIINNSEENKIINNFEKFNILDDFWQLISKKFSYNDDTPSVSKFVRSLILNYTSGLYQGPTPKSWDEYLVEDKNNSSIFIREFMKNEDYSNYYDEIAEILESKLKITSLGYTTIDSYVYCDSFKKFDENIIKHYVELLYENQVDLGSEFKNILEERKKTHFYRKYKSYYEVLRFANLFISLITEFKRTDLPDDVDGLIKIYANKWVYLDSYYRKFYYFYDKLDETENFEDLRQLIENLYVNKFLSVINSKFTKKLVEKPISELEVPKQWKFYKQNIPSSVRKHKTAVIISDAFRYGCAVELFVELEKDPTRTPKIKPMISSIPSYTALGMASLLPNNEIFYEAENLLVDGLNCRSTDERNAILNNYSNDVLAISYENVDKLTTEQFKERMKGINLVYIYHNKIDAIGDHVPSENEVFNAVQDTIEDLKNLITKLSNINFAHSYITADHGFIYKRDKLKEHDKVSLDAFSDKRHKRFIISEQPLAIDGAVSISMDYLNMDLYANVPIGVDVFKTKGAGLNFVHGGASLEECIIPLLEVKASKNSNKRPKVDLQLISTNNRITNYDVMLTFFQKENVSQDIKPRQVSIYFVDGGNNKISSDAIIFADKNSDSAEDREFKEKFRLLQKQYDKSKNYYLIIRDLDDELEIERIPFTIDIAFQDGFDFF; translated from the coding sequence ATGAATCTTGATGAAATAGAAAACAGAATAAATTCTATATTTTCAGAAGATTACAATCGTCAAATTATTTTCTGGTATGATGAAAATCAAGAATTTATTGAAGATATTGAAAATATTCAATTAAATAATGCAAAATTATATGTCTTAAAGGAGAATAATCTAATAAAAACCAAATACCAAATTGAATTTGAAGATAAAGAATCTAATTATCTTATTTATGCTCCATTCACACAACCTAATGATAATGATAATTATCTTGCTGATTTAGTTCATTATGCGGTTCCATTTTCAGCGGATAAAATTGAAATGATTGCTCAAAGTTTAAGTATCCCCTCAGAATATAATCATTTACTTAAAAAATATTCTGCCTTTTGGAATGCAAAATCAAGAGTAAATGCTTTTGAAAATCTAAATATTTCATATACTGAGTTAAATATTATTCAAGCAATATTAGCAGTTTTATCAAATCAAAAAACTTTAAATTTTGATTATATTGTTCGTGAAGTTATAATAAATAATTCTGAAGAAAATAAGATTATCAATAACTTTGAAAAATTTAATATCTTAGATGATTTTTGGCAGTTAATTTCAAAAAAATTCTCATACAATGATGATACTCCTTCAGTATCTAAATTTGTCAGATCATTAATTTTGAATTATACCTCAGGTTTATATCAAGGCCCAACACCAAAATCATGGGATGAATATCTAGTTGAAGATAAAAATAACTCTTCAATTTTCATTAGAGAATTTATGAAAAATGAAGATTATTCTAATTATTATGATGAAATAGCAGAAATATTAGAATCAAAACTTAAAATTACTAGTTTAGGTTACACCACTATTGATTCTTATGTTTATTGTGATTCATTTAAGAAATTTGATGAAAATATAATTAAACATTATGTTGAATTGTTATATGAAAATCAGGTTGATTTAGGTTCTGAATTTAAAAATATCTTGGAAGAGCGTAAAAAAACTCATTTTTATCGTAAATATAAGAGTTACTATGAAGTTTTAAGGTTTGCAAATTTATTCATTTCTTTAATTACTGAATTTAAAAGAACTGATCTTCCAGATGATGTTGATGGATTAATTAAGATTTATGCAAATAAATGGGTTTATTTAGATTCATATTATAGGAAATTCTATTATTTCTATGATAAATTGGATGAAACAGAGAATTTTGAAGATTTAAGACAATTAATTGAAAATTTATATGTAAATAAATTTTTAAGTGTAATTAATTCCAAATTCACTAAAAAACTTGTTGAAAAACCTATTTCAGAACTTGAAGTTCCAAAACAATGGAAATTTTATAAACAGAATATTCCATCTTCAGTAAGAAAACATAAAACAGCAGTCATTATATCTGATGCTTTCAGATATGGTTGTGCTGTTGAATTATTCGTGGAACTTGAAAAAGACCCTACTAGAACTCCAAAAATCAAGCCTATGATTTCTTCAATTCCATCATATACTGCTTTAGGAATGGCATCTCTTTTACCTAATAATGAAATATTTTATGAGGCAGAAAATCTATTAGTTGATGGTTTGAATTGCAGGTCCACTGATGAACGTAATGCTATTTTAAATAATTATTCAAATGATGTTTTAGCAATATCTTATGAAAATGTGGATAAATTAACAACAGAACAATTTAAGGAAAGAATGAAAGGAATTAATTTAGTTTATATTTATCATAATAAAATTGATGCTATTGGTGATCATGTCCCATCTGAAAATGAAGTATTTAATGCAGTTCAAGATACAATAGAAGATTTAAAAAATTTAATAACAAAATTAAGTAATATTAATTTCGCCCATTCGTATATCACTGCTGATCATGGTTTTATTTATAAACGTGATAAACTTAAAGAACATGATAAAGTTAGTTTAGATGCCTTTTCAGATAAACGTCATAAACGATTTATTATTTCAGAACAACCTTTAGCTATTGACGGTGCTGTTTCAATTTCTATGGATTATTTGAATATGGATTTATATGCAAATGTTCCAATCGGTGTGGATGTATTTAAAACAAAAGGTGCCGGGCTTAACTTTGTACATGGTGGTGCAAGTTTAGAAGAATGTATTATTCCTCTATTGGAAGTAAAAGCCAGTAAAAATTCTAATAAACGTCCAAAAGTTGATTTACAATTAATTTCAACAAATAATCGGATTACAAATTATGATGTTATGTTAACATTTTTCCAAAAAGAAAACGTTTCACAAGACATCAAACCTCGCCAAGTATCAATTTATTTTGTTGATGGGGGAAATAATAAAATTTCTAGTGATGCTATTATTTTTGCTGATAAAAATTCTGATTCCGCAGAAGATAGAGAATTTAAAGAAAAATTCAGACTTTTACAAAAACAATATGACAAATCTAAAAATTATTATTTAATTATAAGAGATTTAGATGACGAGTTAGAAATTGAGAGAATTCCTTTTACAATAGATATAGCTTTTCAGGATGGATTTGATTTCTTTTAG
- a CDS encoding DUF447 domain-containing protein — protein MKEKLKKIGIEENLQYECITTTINNTEKNAGAFAFTYLGEDKVFCRIFEGSKTLKNIQETKKYVVNVTQDPIVFTKCTLDKLSNDHYTNDENIAILKNTPAYMIIEVKSIEENTLDDFPIKSDAKLFMITGKIKELIIKENTQAFNRSFAAVIESLTNYSRYLIVDAEKRKEYLARLNENQRLVNKVGSSDAKKAMEILKKEYEKA, from the coding sequence ATGAAAGAAAAATTAAAAAAAATTGGAATCGAAGAAAACCTACAATACGAATGCATAACAACAACAATAAATAATACAGAAAAAAACGCTGGTGCCTTTGCATTTACATATCTTGGAGAAGACAAAGTATTTTGCAGAATCTTTGAAGGATCAAAAACCCTAAAAAACATTCAAGAAACAAAAAAGTACGTTGTAAACGTGACACAAGACCCAATAGTTTTTACAAAATGCACCCTTGATAAATTAAGCAATGACCATTACACTAATGATGAAAATATAGCTATTTTAAAAAATACCCCCGCATACATGATCATTGAAGTCAAATCAATAGAAGAAAATACTTTAGATGACTTTCCAATAAAAAGTGATGCAAAACTATTCATGATTACAGGAAAAATCAAAGAGCTAATAATTAAAGAAAACACACAAGCATTTAACAGATCATTTGCAGCAGTAATAGAAAGCCTAACAAATTATTCAAGATATCTAATCGTGGATGCTGAAAAAAGAAAAGAATATTTAGCTAGATTAAACGAAAACCAGCGCCTAGTCAACAAAGTCGGCAGTAGCGATGCAAAAAAAGCTATGGAAATACTAAAAAAAGAATATGAAAAAGCATAG
- a CDS encoding ABC transporter substrate-binding protein, with protein MKKIGIIAAVVIVLLVIIGVFASGGLGGSSDTVTIGYLPSDHDAALFVADAQGLYEKQGIKTELVQFNNGGDLMTAMASGDVDVGYVGITPVLSSIEKGVPVKVISAVQTEGSGIVVTKDSGISSAKDLVGKSIATPGEASIQHALLAYYLKENGLSLDDVKVSSMKVPSMNDALNTGKIDAIITFQPYVSIAAKNDNNKVLANSTDILPNHPCCVVAASDDFLNKNPDTAKAIVDIHKEATDFINKNPDKVVDLLPEDIVSDEDSELESIESFPFISGIDDKFKSDVDDFMGLEVELGLLKEVIPQDKIYWKA; from the coding sequence ATAAAAAAAATAGGTATAATTGCAGCAGTAGTTATTGTATTGTTGGTAATTATTGGTGTATTTGCTTCTGGTGGTCTTGGTGGCAGTAGTGATACTGTAACTATTGGCTATTTGCCTTCTGATCATGATGCTGCTTTATTTGTAGCTGATGCTCAAGGTTTATATGAAAAACAGGGTATTAAAACTGAACTTGTTCAGTTTAACAATGGTGGAGATTTAATGACTGCTATGGCTAGTGGTGATGTGGATGTTGGTTATGTAGGTATTACTCCTGTTTTATCTTCTATAGAGAAGGGTGTTCCTGTTAAGGTGATTTCTGCAGTGCAGACTGAAGGTAGTGGTATTGTTGTAACTAAGGATTCTGGTATTTCTTCGGCTAAGGATTTGGTTGGCAAATCAATAGCTACTCCTGGTGAGGCTTCTATTCAGCATGCTTTACTTGCATATTATTTAAAGGAAAATGGTTTATCTTTGGATGATGTTAAAGTGTCTTCTATGAAGGTTCCTTCTATGAATGATGCTTTAAACACTGGTAAGATTGATGCTATTATCACTTTCCAACCTTATGTAAGCATTGCTGCGAAAAATGACAATAATAAGGTTTTAGCTAATTCTACTGATATCTTACCGAACCATCCTTGTTGTGTGGTTGCAGCTTCCGATGACTTTTTAAATAAAAATCCAGATACTGCTAAGGCTATTGTTGATATTCATAAAGAAGCCACTGATTTTATAAATAAAAATCCGGATAAAGTAGTTGATTTGCTGCCTGAGGACATTGTTTCTGATGAGGACAGTGAGTTAGAATCTATTGAAAGTTTCCCATTTATTTCTGGTATTGATGATAAGTTTAAATCTGATGTTGATGATTTTATGGGTCTTGAAGTAGAGTTAGGTCTTTTAAAAGAGGTAATTCCTCAAGACAAAATATATTGGAAAGCATAG
- a CDS encoding restriction endonuclease subunit S domain-containing protein encodes MSLVLNDVAKFITSKIEISKINGLNYISTENMLPNKGRITIVSSLPDTKSVREYLPNDILINNICPYFKKYGILNMKCGCSSDVFVLRSKENYDSKFLYYVLTSDDFF; translated from the coding sequence TTGAGTTTAGTTTTAAATGATGTTGCTAAGTTCATAACTTCAAAAATTGAAATATCAAAAATTAATGGATTAAATTATATTTCTACGGAAAATATGCTTCCAAATAAAGGCCGAATTACAATTGTTAGTTCATTGCCGGATACAAAATCAGTTAGAGAATACTTGCCTAATGATATATTAATTAATAACATATGTCCTTATTTTAAAAAATATGGTATTCTGAATATGAAATGTGGATGTTCTAGTGATGTTTTTGTTTTAAGATCTAAAGAAAACTATGATTCTAAGTTTCTTTATTATGTTTTAACATCAGATGATTTTTTTTAG
- the acs gene encoding acetate--CoA ligase alpha subunit, which produces MKDLNKMFKPESVAIIGASSTSGKVGHIIVDNLINDGFKGEIYPVNPKGGEILGKTAYASIKDIPKTVDLAIITIPSVFVNDTVRDCGEVGVKNIVVITAGFKEVGEEGAKLEAELTKLGEEYGINIIGPNSLGITDSHTPLNGSFSQMMTPKGNIAFISQSGAMMVAIIDWSITSGIGFSKVISLGNKAGVNEIELLKYLSEDDETAVIICYLESISEDEDFIRTMREVAIKKPIIILKSGSSSAGAEAASSHTGALAGSDLAFDTAFKQSGIIRVGTMAELFDLGLAFSKAPLPKGDHVAIITNAGGGGVLTVDAMEKAGLKLVQFDDETKAKLKECIPDEGSVNNPIDVLGDAPVDRYKKSLDIVLKDEQVDSLIIMVCPTASADPDGIANVILEERHKFSKPIIVVNMGGPSFEDANNALRANDVPTYVFPETAVTALEAMTRFARLEDRSYDDVIEKVSDVDKNAVRAIFDKVTSAGRDTLLGSEAYAVAEAYRISAAPIRLSKSAEEAAELAEEMEFPVVLKIASDKILHKSDIGGVKVGITNSNEAKKAYNEIIANAKKAHPDIIPDGVEVQKMMDSGEEVIVGMIKDKQFGPMIAFGMGGIYVNLIEDVSFNLARGLSSEEIEKQIESTKVSKLLEGYRGEAPCDIDEVKEAIKRVARLTLDFPEISELDINPIFVYEKGSSALDIKIKL; this is translated from the coding sequence ATGAAAGATCTTAATAAGATGTTTAAACCTGAATCTGTGGCTATTATTGGAGCTTCAAGTACCTCAGGAAAAGTAGGACATATTATAGTTGATAATCTCATAAATGATGGTTTTAAAGGCGAAATATATCCTGTAAACCCAAAAGGTGGAGAAATTCTTGGTAAAACTGCATATGCAAGTATAAAAGACATACCAAAAACTGTGGACTTAGCAATAATCACTATTCCCTCTGTCTTTGTAAACGATACTGTACGTGACTGTGGAGAAGTAGGTGTTAAAAACATAGTAGTTATTACTGCTGGTTTTAAAGAAGTTGGCGAAGAAGGTGCTAAGTTAGAAGCAGAATTAACAAAACTTGGAGAGGAATATGGTATAAACATTATTGGACCAAATAGTTTAGGAATTACCGATTCACACACACCATTAAATGGATCATTTTCACAAATGATGACTCCAAAAGGAAATATAGCATTTATCTCCCAAAGTGGAGCTATGATGGTAGCTATTATTGACTGGAGTATTACTTCTGGAATCGGATTTAGTAAAGTAATCAGTCTTGGAAACAAGGCTGGAGTAAACGAAATTGAATTATTAAAATACTTATCTGAAGACGATGAAACTGCAGTTATAATCTGTTATTTAGAATCAATTTCTGAAGATGAAGACTTTATTAGAACCATGAGAGAAGTTGCAATCAAAAAACCAATTATCATACTTAAATCAGGTTCAAGCAGTGCAGGAGCAGAGGCAGCATCCTCACATACAGGAGCGCTTGCAGGTAGTGACTTAGCATTTGACACGGCATTTAAGCAATCAGGAATTATCCGCGTAGGAACAATGGCAGAATTATTTGACTTAGGTCTTGCATTTTCAAAAGCACCACTTCCAAAAGGTGACCATGTAGCTATTATTACTAATGCCGGTGGAGGAGGAGTTTTAACAGTAGATGCAATGGAAAAAGCAGGTTTAAAGCTTGTTCAATTTGATGATGAAACTAAAGCAAAACTAAAAGAATGCATTCCTGATGAAGGAAGTGTAAATAACCCTATTGATGTACTTGGTGATGCGCCAGTAGATAGATATAAAAAATCGTTAGATATTGTACTTAAAGATGAGCAAGTTGATAGTTTAATTATTATGGTTTGTCCAACTGCATCAGCAGACCCTGATGGAATTGCAAACGTGATTCTAGAAGAAAGACATAAATTCAGCAAACCAATTATTGTTGTAAATATGGGAGGGCCATCATTTGAAGATGCTAACAATGCTCTAAGAGCTAATGATGTGCCAACATATGTATTTCCAGAAACAGCAGTAACTGCCCTTGAGGCAATGACCAGATTTGCAAGACTAGAAGATAGAAGCTATGATGATGTTATTGAAAAAGTAAGTGATGTTGATAAAAATGCTGTGCGAGCAATATTTGACAAAGTTACCTCTGCTGGAAGAGATACATTACTTGGCAGTGAAGCATATGCAGTAGCTGAAGCATACAGAATTTCAGCAGCGCCAATCAGATTATCAAAATCTGCTGAGGAAGCTGCAGAACTTGCAGAAGAAATGGAATTCCCTGTGGTGCTTAAAATCGCATCAGATAAAATTTTACACAAATCAGATATTGGCGGTGTAAAGGTAGGAATCACCAACAGCAATGAAGCTAAAAAAGCTTACAACGAAATAATAGCTAATGCTAAGAAAGCTCACCCAGACATTATCCCAGATGGAGTAGAAGTTCAAAAAATGATGGACTCTGGTGAGGAAGTAATTGTAGGTATGATTAAGGACAAGCAATTCGGACCAATGATTGCATTTGGTATGGGTGGAATCTATGTAAACCTTATTGAGGATGTGTCCTTTAATTTAGCTCGCGGCCTTAGCTCTGAAGAAATTGAAAAGCAAATTGAAAGTACCAAAGTTTCCAAATTACTTGAAGGTTACAGAGGAGAAGCCCCTTGTGATATTGATGAAGTAAAAGAAGCTATTAAAAGAGTAGCTAGATTAACCCTAGATTTCCCTGAAATCTCTGAATTAGATATTAACCCAATATTTGTTTATGAAAAAGGTTCAAGTGCTCTTGATATTAAAATTAAACTCTAA
- a CDS encoding DUF1802 family protein — protein MTKSITKCLNEWNATIEALGQGKQSILVRKYGTNVKEFLLYPTVSYAFKENYLNSFREDYQDFVKDNSLPNKKDSKFEVKYFARVEKVVEKSSSRIGALNDYHIWTKNHVKSYLGNSKAQIWILRVYKLDEPKFLERTRGMKYANVSEEVKLDNLKPVLSESEFEKILKGI, from the coding sequence ATGACGAAATCAATTACTAAATGTTTAAATGAATGGAATGCAACTATCGAAGCATTAGGTCAAGGAAAACAATCAATATTAGTTAGAAAATATGGAACCAATGTAAAAGAATTTTTATTGTATCCAACTGTAAGCTATGCATTTAAAGAAAATTATCTAAATAGTTTTAGAGAAGATTATCAAGATTTTGTAAAAGATAATTCTCTTCCAAATAAAAAAGATTCTAAATTTGAAGTTAAATATTTTGCACGTGTAGAAAAAGTTGTTGAAAAATCTTCTTCAAGAATAGGTGCTTTAAATGATTATCATATTTGGACAAAAAATCATGTAAAATCATATCTTGGCAATTCTAAAGCTCAAATTTGGATTTTAAGAGTTTATAAATTGGATGAACCAAAATTCCTTGAAAGAACAAGAGGAATGAAATATGCTAATGTTTCTGAAGAAGTTAAATTAGACAATTTAAAACCAGTATTATCTGAAAGTGAATTTGAAAAGATTTTAAAAGGTATTTAA
- a CDS encoding MJ0548 connectase family domain-containing protein, with translation MSLIIAYIGKKGCVMASDKRKIGYFGNKENLEILENELYNAVIRDDDEFLKRAEELGISIKITDDANKISIVENTIRGEVSTKGTFETKRKRIYGTTNGYQIVELLGSEVSSRQAGKSGIIIFGNKFAKQKAETLINRYWKSSQSLKYMGEIFGNILEEISKKTPSIGSQFDILVKSPNFDEMKAQKHLDVTIDHDIKVLTKFRQKLTEELIQQNLAIEMANKIIDKGEIGKVVSIEDNMIQVELNDKTQAMNGDWKQLAAPGEKVLMFSTSDDIKLGDKVIIDNEILCLKKNKSPLSCDIILCSL, from the coding sequence ATGAGCTTAATTATCGCTTACATTGGTAAAAAAGGTTGCGTAATGGCCAGTGATAAAAGAAAAATTGGTTATTTTGGCAACAAAGAGAATTTGGAAATTCTAGAAAATGAATTATATAATGCAGTAATTCGTGATGATGATGAATTTTTAAAAAGAGCTGAAGAATTAGGTATTTCTATTAAAATTACAGATGATGCAAATAAGATTAGTATTGTTGAAAATACTATAAGAGGCGAGGTTAGTACAAAAGGAACCTTTGAAACTAAAAGAAAAAGGATTTATGGAACTACTAACGGTTACCAAATTGTAGAACTATTAGGTTCCGAGGTATCATCACGCCAAGCTGGTAAAAGTGGTATTATAATATTTGGAAATAAATTTGCAAAACAAAAAGCTGAAACTTTAATTAATAGATACTGGAAATCTTCTCAAAGTTTAAAATATATGGGTGAAATCTTTGGAAATATTCTAGAAGAAATTTCTAAAAAAACTCCATCAATAGGGTCTCAATTTGATATTCTAGTTAAAAGTCCAAACTTTGATGAAATGAAAGCTCAAAAACATCTAGATGTTACAATTGATCACGATATCAAAGTTTTAACTAAATTTAGACAAAAATTAACCGAGGAATTAATTCAACAAAATTTAGCTATTGAAATGGCTAATAAAATTATTGATAAAGGTGAAATTGGAAAAGTTGTTTCAATAGAAGACAACATGATCCAAGTTGAACTTAATGATAAAACACAAGCCATGAACGGGGACTGGAAACAATTAGCAGCTCCTGGTGAAAAAGTTTTAATGTTTAGTACTAGTGATGATATTAAACTTGGAGATAAAGTTATAATTGATAATGAAATTTTATGTCTTAAAAAGAATAAATCTCCTTTAAGTTGTGATATAATTTTATGTTCACTGTAG
- a CDS encoding restriction endonuclease subunit S — protein MIFFSYVIANAKGTKMPRRDKKAIQNYEVPNFPIDEQNKISYFLSQIDRKIEINKK, from the coding sequence ATGATTTTTTTTAGCTATGTAATAGCAAATGCAAAAGGAACAAAGATGCCTAGAAGAGATAAAAAAGCTATTCAAAATTATGAAGTGCCAAATTTTCCAATTGATGAGCAAAATAAAATCTCTTATTTTTTAAGCCAAATTGATAGAAAAATTGAGATTAACAAAAAGTAA
- the brxL gene encoding protease Lon-related BREX system protein BrxL, whose product MSEYDLQDDLNTKLKHYFDGKIVRKDLTKRVKEGANVPVYVLEYLLGKYCSQNDDLVEKGVQTVKDILANNYVRPDEAQKILSKVKELGSYSIIDVVSVSLNYKKDIYEATFSNLGIKEIPIAPEFPQRYERLLGGNLWCMVNLEYEFDEADYTRNPIKIRNLQPIQLPNIDLDEILINRKNFTKEEWVDIILRSCGMEPTQFDDRVKWLLITRLIPLVENNFNLCELGPRGTGKSHIYKEISPNSILVSGGQTTVANLFYNMNTRQIGLVGMWDCVAFDEVAGIKFKDQDGIAIMKDFMASGSFSRGKEEKNANASMVFVGNINQSVESLLKTSSLFDPFPSEIGTDTAFFDRMHCYIPGWEIPKYRPEFFTDDFGFITDYLSEFFREMRKRSFSDAYQEYFRLGRDLNQRDTIAVNRMVSGLVKIVYPDGDFDKEDIREILTLALESRRRVKEQLKKIGGMEFYDVNFSYIDLEENRDYPVGVEEQASSKLIPEGDLKPGHLYSVGPSAESGKLGVYKFETEMMKGTGKFTPNGIGSKKPITDSVKIAYQYFKSNANSISGQIKHKDKDHVMQVKDLHGIGMTNQLTLATFIALCSVATNRQVLPSLAILGNFSLGGTVEKVQNLADALQVCWDSGAKKVLIPMSSYADIGLVPPELFSKFTTIPYNSPEEAVMKAFGLE is encoded by the coding sequence ATGAGTGAATATGATTTACAAGATGATTTAAATACAAAATTAAAACATTATTTTGATGGTAAAATTGTTCGAAAAGATTTAACCAAAAGAGTTAAAGAAGGTGCAAATGTACCAGTTTATGTTTTAGAATATTTGTTAGGCAAATATTGCTCGCAAAATGATGATTTAGTAGAGAAAGGTGTTCAGACGGTTAAAGATATCTTAGCTAATAATTATGTTCGTCCAGATGAAGCTCAAAAAATACTATCTAAAGTTAAGGAATTGGGTTCTTATTCTATTATTGATGTTGTAAGTGTTAGCCTAAATTATAAAAAAGATATTTATGAAGCTACATTTTCTAATTTGGGAATTAAAGAAATTCCTATTGCTCCCGAATTTCCTCAAAGATATGAAAGACTTTTAGGCGGCAACTTGTGGTGTATGGTTAATTTAGAATATGAATTTGATGAAGCAGATTATACTAGAAATCCAATTAAAATACGTAACTTACAACCAATACAACTACCTAATATAGATTTAGATGAAATTTTAATAAATAGAAAAAATTTCACTAAAGAAGAATGGGTTGATATTATTTTAAGGTCTTGTGGTATGGAGCCAACACAGTTTGATGACCGTGTAAAATGGTTATTAATAACTAGACTCATTCCTTTAGTTGAAAATAACTTTAACTTATGTGAACTTGGTCCTAGAGGAACTGGTAAATCCCATATTTATAAAGAAATTTCACCAAATTCTATTTTGGTTTCAGGTGGTCAAACTACAGTAGCTAACTTATTCTACAATATGAATACTAGACAAATTGGTCTTGTGGGTATGTGGGATTGTGTTGCTTTTGATGAAGTGGCAGGAATCAAATTCAAAGACCAAGATGGAATAGCTATCATGAAGGACTTTATGGCATCAGGTTCCTTTTCAAGAGGAAAAGAAGAGAAAAATGCAAATGCATCAATGGTATTCGTAGGAAATATTAATCAAAGTGTTGAATCATTATTGAAAACTTCTAGTTTGTTTGATCCTTTTCCTTCAGAAATTGGAACAGACACTGCATTCTTTGATAGGATGCATTGTTATATTCCTGGTTGGGAAATACCAAAATATAGGCCAGAATTTTTTACAGATGATTTTGGATTCATTACAGACTATTTATCTGAATTCTTCCGTGAAATGCGTAAACGATCTTTTTCTGATGCATACCAAGAATACTTCAGATTAGGTCGAGATTTAAATCAAAGAGACACAATTGCAGTTAATCGTATGGTGTCGGGGCTTGTTAAGATAGTTTATCCTGATGGGGACTTTGATAAAGAAGACATTCGTGAAATATTAACTTTAGCATTAGAATCAAGAAGAAGAGTTAAGGAACAGCTTAAAAAGATTGGCGGAATGGAATTCTATGATGTCAACTTTTCATACATTGATTTAGAAGAAAATAGAGATTATCCTGTTGGTGTTGAAGAACAGGCAAGCAGCAAATTAATTCCTGAAGGCGACTTAAAACCAGGACATTTATATTCTGTTGGACCATCAGCAGAAAGCGGAAAACTAGGTGTTTACAAGTTTGAAACTGAAATGATGAAAGGTACTGGCAAGTTTACACCAAATGGAATTGGGTCTAAAAAACCAATTACAGATTCAGTTAAAATTGCTTATCAATATTTCAAGTCAAATGCAAATTCAATCAGTGGACAGATTAAACACAAAGACAAAGATCATGTAATGCAGGTCAAAGATTTGCATGGTATTGGCATGACAAACCAATTAACTTTGGCAACATTTATAGCATTATGTAGTGTTGCAACAAATAGACAAGTATTGCCTTCACTAGCTATATTAGGCAATTTCTCTTTAGGTGGGACAGTTGAAAAAGTACAAAACTTAGCAGATGCTCTGCAAGTTTGTTGGGATAGTGGTGCTAAAAAAGTATTGATTCCAATGAGCTCCTATGCAGATATTGGATTGGTGCCTCCGGAACTATTTTCTAAATTTACAACAATACCCTATAACAGTCCTGAAGAAGCTGTTATGAAAGCATTTGGTTTGGAATAA